A genomic segment from Streptomyces antibioticus encodes:
- a CDS encoding sigma-70 family RNA polymerase sigma factor: MTDEELAAGFAAGEETCLAAAYHRWGALVYALARRSLGDDREAEDVTQTVFLAAWRGRTGFAPWRGTLRAWLVGITRRKIADALSARTRRAELVAAAGARMAVGPVDPAAQPDAVLDRVLIGHELAKLPAAQRRVLTLAFYDDLTQPQIADLTGWPLGTVKSHARRGLHRLGRCLQGDGVRSGAG, translated from the coding sequence ATGACTGACGAGGAACTCGCCGCCGGTTTCGCCGCGGGCGAGGAGACCTGTCTGGCCGCCGCGTACCACCGGTGGGGTGCCCTCGTGTACGCGCTCGCGCGGCGCTCCCTGGGGGACGACCGGGAGGCGGAGGACGTCACCCAGACGGTGTTCCTGGCCGCGTGGCGCGGACGCACCGGCTTCGCCCCGTGGCGCGGCACCCTGCGCGCGTGGCTCGTCGGGATCACCCGCCGCAAGATCGCCGACGCGCTGTCCGCGCGCACCCGCAGGGCCGAACTGGTCGCCGCGGCCGGCGCGCGGATGGCCGTAGGACCCGTCGACCCCGCCGCCCAGCCGGACGCCGTGCTCGACCGCGTCCTCATCGGCCATGAACTCGCCAAGCTGCCCGCGGCCCAGCGCCGCGTGCTCACCCTCGCCTTCTACGACGACCTGACCCAGCCGCAGATCGCCGACCTCACCGGCTGGCCCCTGGGCACGGTGAAGAGCCACGCCCGGCGCGGCCTGCACCGTCTCGGCCGCTGCCTCCAGGGGGACGGCGTACGCAGCGGCGCCGGGTGA
- a CDS encoding polyprenyl synthetase family protein: MRPSPTEAMDRPAADQAPPPPRLPPAARTEAVEIIDGDVPAAVGRVLDALLAERVARATALDPVFGRDLAARVARFTLEGGKRTRSQFVWWAMRACGGGPAQAEAALRIGAALELIQTCALVHDDVMDGARMRRGRPALHVDVADQYADAGTPAAGRRFGEAAAILAGDLALAWADDTVAAVELESAAARAVRELWSALRTEMVAGQYLDVRGQVASAPSVARAVRAACLKSALYSVERPLALGAALAGADGARRAALCSAGRCVGIAFQLRDDLVDVYGDPRRSGKPVGGDIRAGRPTALVAVARARAEAAGDRHALAVLRRSLGRADLSESGLAEVRDVLEATGARDTVEARIGRLVDRGLRHLESAGLEPEGRRRLRGLLHAAAGSPPAPDDTDARVLGSPLVAARVEGSVR, encoded by the coding sequence ATGCGCCCCAGCCCCACCGAGGCGATGGACCGGCCGGCGGCCGATCAGGCACCCCCGCCCCCACGGCTCCCACCGGCGGCCCGTACCGAAGCCGTCGAGATCATCGACGGTGACGTACCGGCCGCCGTGGGACGCGTCCTGGACGCCCTGCTCGCGGAACGGGTCGCGCGTGCCACCGCTCTGGACCCGGTGTTCGGCCGCGACCTCGCCGCGCGCGTCGCCCGTTTCACCCTGGAGGGCGGCAAGCGCACGCGCTCCCAGTTCGTGTGGTGGGCGATGCGCGCCTGCGGCGGCGGGCCCGCCCAGGCGGAGGCCGCGCTGCGGATCGGCGCCGCCCTGGAACTCATCCAGACCTGCGCCCTGGTCCACGACGACGTGATGGACGGCGCCCGGATGCGGCGCGGGCGGCCCGCTCTGCACGTGGACGTCGCCGACCAGTACGCCGACGCCGGGACGCCCGCTGCCGGGCGGCGGTTCGGCGAGGCCGCCGCCATCCTCGCCGGTGACCTCGCCCTGGCCTGGGCGGACGACACCGTGGCCGCCGTCGAACTGGAGTCGGCCGCCGCGCGGGCCGTGCGCGAGCTGTGGAGCGCCCTGCGCACCGAGATGGTGGCCGGGCAGTACCTGGACGTGCGCGGCCAGGTCGCCTCCGCCCCCTCCGTGGCCCGTGCCGTGCGGGCCGCCTGTCTCAAGAGCGCCCTGTACTCGGTGGAACGCCCGCTGGCGCTCGGCGCCGCCCTGGCGGGCGCGGACGGTGCGCGCCGGGCCGCGCTGTGCTCGGCGGGGCGCTGTGTCGGCATCGCGTTCCAGCTCCGCGACGACCTCGTCGACGTCTACGGCGACCCGCGGCGGTCCGGCAAACCGGTGGGCGGTGACATCCGGGCGGGCCGTCCCACCGCGCTGGTGGCGGTGGCCCGGGCCCGCGCGGAGGCGGCCGGGGACCGGCACGCGCTGGCCGTGCTGCGCCGCTCGCTGGGCCGCGCCGACCTCTCCGAGAGCGGCCTCGCCGAGGTGCGGGACGTGCTGGAGGCCACCGGCGCGCGAGACACCGTCGAGGCGAGGATCGGCCGGCTGGTCGACCGGGGCCTGCGGCACCTGGAGTCGGCCGGCCTGGAGCCGGAGGGGCGGCGGCGCCTGCGCGGGCTGCTGCACGCGGCGGCAGGATCGCCGCCCGCGCCGGACGACACGGACGCACGCGTGCTCGGGTCGCCGCTCGTGGCCGCCCGCGTCGAGGGGAGCGTCCGATGA
- the crtI gene encoding phytoene desaturase family protein — translation MTRTVPGRTDHVVVVGAGLAGLAATLHLLGAGRRVTLLERDALPGGRAGRLERGGYRIDTGPTVLTMPDIADEAFAAVGESLRDRVDLVPLHPAYRALFADGSRLDVHTEEEAMAAEVERFAGGAEAAGYRRLREWLERLYRAQMRRFIDADFDSPLSLLTPDLARLAALGGFGRLDARIGRHLRDERLRRVFSFQALYAGVPPERALAAYAVIAYMDTVAGVYFPRGGMHALPRAMADAAAKAGADLRFGQDVVRLERSAGRITAVVTDRDRVPCDAVVLTPDLPVSYRLLGRAPRRPLRIRHAPSAVVLHLGTDRTWPQLAHHTLSFGARWHRTFDELTRAGRLMSDPSLLVTRPTATDPTLAPPGRHLHYVLAPCPNTDLGPDAAAWGELGPRYRDSVLRELDRRGLAGLADAVDEEVLVTPADWTAQGHAAGTPFSAAHTFTQTGPFRPRNLVRGTENAVLAGCGTIPGVGVPTVLLSGKLAAARITGRHRAPLPRHGPAPRAGTAAAEGTRS, via the coding sequence ATGACCAGGACCGTTCCCGGGCGCACGGATCATGTGGTGGTCGTCGGCGCCGGGCTCGCCGGTCTGGCCGCCACGCTGCATCTGCTCGGCGCGGGCCGGCGGGTCACCCTGCTGGAGCGCGACGCCCTGCCGGGCGGCCGCGCCGGGCGTCTGGAGCGCGGCGGCTACCGCATCGACACCGGGCCCACCGTGCTGACCATGCCCGATATCGCCGACGAGGCGTTCGCCGCCGTCGGCGAGTCGCTGCGCGACCGCGTCGACCTGGTCCCGCTGCACCCCGCCTACCGGGCGCTGTTCGCGGACGGGAGCCGGCTCGACGTGCACACCGAGGAGGAGGCGATGGCGGCGGAGGTGGAGCGCTTCGCGGGCGGCGCCGAGGCCGCGGGCTACCGGCGGCTGCGGGAGTGGCTGGAGCGGCTGTACCGGGCGCAGATGCGGCGTTTCATCGACGCCGACTTCGACTCGCCGCTGTCCCTGCTCACCCCGGACCTGGCCCGGCTCGCGGCGCTCGGCGGGTTCGGGCGGCTGGACGCGCGCATCGGCCGTCATCTGCGCGACGAACGGCTGCGCCGCGTCTTCTCCTTCCAGGCGCTGTACGCCGGGGTGCCGCCGGAGCGCGCCCTCGCCGCGTACGCGGTGATCGCCTACATGGACACGGTCGCCGGGGTGTACTTCCCGCGCGGCGGGATGCACGCCCTGCCGCGGGCCATGGCGGACGCGGCGGCGAAGGCGGGCGCCGACCTGCGCTTCGGCCAGGACGTCGTCCGGCTGGAGCGCTCCGCCGGACGGATCACCGCCGTCGTCACCGACCGGGACCGCGTGCCGTGCGACGCCGTGGTCCTCACCCCCGACCTGCCGGTCTCCTACCGCCTCCTCGGTCGCGCGCCGCGCCGTCCGCTGCGGATCCGGCACGCGCCGTCGGCCGTCGTCCTGCACCTCGGCACCGACCGGACCTGGCCGCAACTCGCCCACCACACCCTGTCGTTCGGCGCGCGCTGGCACCGCACCTTCGACGAACTCACCCGCGCCGGGCGGCTGATGAGCGACCCTTCGCTGCTCGTCACCCGGCCCACCGCCACCGATCCGACGCTCGCCCCGCCCGGCCGCCACCTCCACTACGTCCTCGCGCCCTGCCCCAACACCGACCTCGGGCCGGACGCCGCCGCCTGGGGCGAACTCGGGCCCCGCTACCGCGACAGCGTGCTGCGGGAACTGGACCGGCGCGGCCTGGCGGGCCTCGCCGACGCCGTGGACGAGGAGGTCCTCGTCACCCCCGCCGACTGGACGGCCCAGGGGCACGCGGCGGGCACGCCGTTCTCGGCCGCCCACACGTTCACACAGACCGGGCCGTTCCGGCCGCGCAATCTGGTGCGCGGCACCGAGAACGCCGTCCTCGCCGGCTGCGGCACCATCCCGGGCGTCGGCGTCCCGACCGTCCTGCTGTCCGGCAAGCTCGCCGCCGCCCGGATCACCGGACGGCACCGGGCGCCCCTCCCCCGGCACGGGCCTGCCCCGCGTGCCGGGACGGCCGCAGCGGAAGGAACGCGCTCATGA
- a CDS encoding phytoene/squalene synthase family protein, translating to MTARELDAAGITDPVLRDAYTRCRRLNARHGRTYFLATRLLPVERRPAVHALYGFARRADDIVDSLEADVPSDRRADDLARLDARLHARLRRAPREPGGAEPVVLALADTARRYAIDHRHFSDFMTSMRDDLKVTDYPTYDDLRAYMHGSAAVIGLQMLPVLGTVVPREEAAPHAAALGVAFQLTNFLRDVGEDLDRGRVYLPADLLAAHGVDRELLYRSRATGRRDPRITEALRAFEDLTRGVYREAEPGIAMLDPVSRPCVRTAFVLYGGILDAVAADGYAVLHRRAVVPRRRRAAVALDGLARLAAARVRRRFRPPVVPAPVAPGVVTGRSPHEEVM from the coding sequence ATGACCGCCCGTGAACTCGACGCGGCCGGCATCACCGACCCGGTGCTGCGCGACGCCTACACCCGGTGCCGGCGGCTCAACGCCCGGCACGGCAGGACGTACTTCCTCGCCACCCGGCTGCTGCCGGTGGAACGCCGTCCCGCCGTCCACGCCCTGTACGGGTTCGCGCGCCGGGCCGACGACATCGTCGACTCCCTGGAGGCCGACGTACCCTCCGACCGCCGCGCGGACGACCTCGCCCGCCTCGACGCCCGGCTCCACGCCCGGCTGCGGCGCGCGCCGCGGGAGCCGGGCGGCGCCGAGCCGGTGGTCCTGGCGCTCGCCGACACGGCCCGGCGGTACGCGATCGACCACCGGCACTTCAGCGACTTCATGACGTCCATGCGCGACGACCTGAAGGTCACCGACTATCCGACCTACGACGACCTGCGCGCGTACATGCACGGTTCGGCGGCGGTGATCGGGCTCCAGATGCTGCCGGTCCTGGGCACCGTGGTCCCGCGCGAGGAGGCCGCCCCGCACGCGGCCGCGCTGGGCGTCGCCTTCCAGCTCACCAACTTCCTGCGCGACGTCGGCGAGGACCTCGACCGCGGCCGGGTCTATCTGCCGGCCGATCTGCTGGCCGCGCACGGCGTCGACCGGGAGCTGCTGTACCGCAGCCGCGCCACCGGGCGCCGCGATCCGCGGATCACCGAGGCACTGCGGGCGTTCGAGGACCTCACCCGAGGGGTCTACCGCGAGGCGGAGCCGGGCATCGCGATGCTCGACCCGGTGTCACGCCCCTGTGTGCGCACGGCGTTCGTGCTGTACGGCGGCATCCTGGACGCGGTCGCCGCCGACGGGTACGCGGTGCTGCACCGCCGTGCCGTGGTGCCCCGGCGCCGCCGGGCGGCGGTGGCCCTGGACGGCCTCGCCCGTCTGGCGGCGGCACGCGTACGACGACGCTTCCGGCCGCCGGTGGTCCCGGCGCCGGTGGCCCCGGGTGTCGTCACCGGGCGGTCCCCGCACGAGGAGGTCATGTGA
- a CDS encoding DUF5914 domain-containing protein, with amino-acid sequence MSPDRPDSPGRRFPLSLRRHPVAWERQRPTWREARPAVIAEALKRARALPSGNWYVVGATRDVRDDRPLARTVAGREIVVWRDAAGRLVAGPGSCPHLGAPLRDSPVRCGTLVCHWHGLALPGTPFAGWDPVPAYDDGVLVWVRLDEAGGEPPLAAPAVPERPAAAGAVAAVYVAVGTCEPEDVVANRLDPWHGAWFHPYSFVDLTVVDTPAEGEDGFVVDVSFRLAGRIVVPVRAVFTAPGPRTVVMRITEGEGQGSVVETHATPLGSDDRGRPRTAVVEAVVAASDRPGFAVARRMSPVLRPLMRAAAGRLWRDDLAYAERRWHLRSTGRFPG; translated from the coding sequence GTGAGCCCCGACCGTCCCGACTCCCCGGGCCGCCGCTTTCCGCTGTCGCTGCGCAGGCACCCCGTCGCCTGGGAGCGGCAGCGGCCGACCTGGCGGGAGGCCCGCCCGGCGGTGATCGCCGAGGCGTTGAAGCGGGCGCGGGCGCTGCCCTCGGGCAACTGGTACGTCGTGGGCGCGACCCGGGACGTGCGCGACGACCGGCCCCTCGCGCGGACGGTCGCCGGGCGGGAGATCGTCGTCTGGCGGGACGCGGCGGGTCGGCTCGTCGCCGGACCGGGCAGTTGTCCGCACCTGGGCGCGCCGCTGCGTGACAGCCCGGTCCGGTGCGGCACGCTCGTCTGCCACTGGCACGGACTCGCCCTGCCCGGCACGCCGTTCGCCGGCTGGGATCCCGTGCCGGCGTACGACGACGGGGTGCTGGTGTGGGTGCGCCTGGACGAGGCGGGCGGCGAACCGCCCCTGGCGGCACCGGCCGTACCGGAGCGGCCGGCCGCCGCGGGGGCGGTGGCGGCGGTCTACGTCGCTGTGGGCACCTGTGAGCCGGAGGACGTCGTGGCCAACCGGCTCGACCCGTGGCACGGCGCCTGGTTCCACCCGTACTCCTTCGTGGACCTGACCGTCGTCGACACTCCCGCGGAGGGGGAGGACGGTTTCGTCGTCGACGTGTCCTTCCGGCTCGCCGGGCGGATCGTGGTGCCGGTGCGCGCCGTGTTCACGGCGCCCGGGCCGCGGACGGTCGTCATGCGGATCACGGAGGGCGAGGGCCAGGGGTCGGTGGTCGAGACGCACGCGACGCCGCTCGGCTCCGACGACCGGGGCAGACCGCGGACGGCGGTGGTGGAGGCGGTCGTCGCGGCGTCGGACCGCCCGGGGTTCGCGGTGGCCCGCCGGATGTCGCCCGTGCTGCGCCCCCTCATGCGGGCCGCCGCAGGACGCCTGTGGCGCGACGACCTGGCCTACGCGGAGCGCCGCTGGCATCTGCGGTCGACGGGCCGTTTCCCGGGCTGA
- a CDS encoding MFS transporter yields the protein MLPGEDRAARRVLTVCMAAGVTTLLDQSVLNIAVPALRRSLEAGATDVQWIVAGYSLAFGLMLVPGGSLGDVHGRKHLFLAGLSAFVVFGAVAAAGTRADLVIAARLVQGAGAGLVNSQVIGTLQDHFSGVGRARALGLYAVTGGVAAALGPPLGGALVAAFGPDLGWRLCLLLSAPCGIVTLWLAFRWFPAPRRTAGHSRLDWWGLGWTGALTLALMVPFIRTPGGAVETALWAGAAVGALCCLVAGHRFRVRSGRVPLVHPSLPRSRPYTLGTAVAMAGFGSSLAATLVLTVFLQSGLGLSALTAALVTLPSAAAMGVSSAVAWRVVRRLGPHTVTLGLALGVLTLLAGAAVAVTAPRAHLPLLLTVVQLLSGAAAGLTIAPNQALVLQHAPAEAAGVAGGILQMAQRIAAAIALSAVSGSYLRGTSGPSGDPRAAFAHATLLCAGLLAAAAVLSLLRPRLTASTPPGIRPPLASDVHVKG from the coding sequence ATGCTCCCGGGAGAAGATCGCGCCGCCCGGCGGGTGCTGACGGTGTGCATGGCGGCCGGCGTCACGACCCTGCTCGACCAGTCGGTCCTCAACATCGCGGTGCCGGCGCTGCGTCGGTCGCTGGAGGCGGGTGCCACGGATGTGCAGTGGATCGTCGCCGGGTACTCGCTGGCCTTCGGTCTGATGCTGGTGCCGGGCGGCAGTCTCGGCGATGTGCACGGGCGCAAACACCTCTTCCTGGCCGGGCTGTCGGCGTTCGTGGTCTTCGGCGCGGTCGCCGCCGCCGGTACGCGCGCGGACCTGGTGATCGCGGCACGGCTGGTGCAGGGCGCCGGGGCGGGGCTGGTCAACTCGCAGGTCATCGGCACGCTCCAGGACCACTTCAGCGGCGTCGGCCGGGCGCGGGCGCTGGGCCTGTACGCCGTCACGGGCGGTGTCGCCGCGGCCCTGGGGCCTCCGCTCGGCGGCGCCCTGGTCGCGGCGTTCGGACCGGACCTCGGGTGGCGGCTGTGTCTGCTTCTCAGCGCGCCCTGCGGGATCGTCACCCTGTGGCTGGCGTTCCGCTGGTTCCCGGCTCCCCGGCGGACCGCCGGACACAGCCGGCTCGACTGGTGGGGGCTCGGGTGGACGGGCGCGCTGACGCTGGCGCTGATGGTGCCGTTCATCAGGACGCCGGGCGGAGCCGTGGAGACGGCCCTGTGGGCGGGCGCCGCCGTCGGGGCCCTCTGCTGTCTGGTCGCGGGACATCGCTTCCGGGTCCGGTCGGGCCGGGTCCCGCTGGTGCATCCGTCGCTGCCGCGCTCGCGCCCCTACACGCTCGGGACGGCTGTCGCGATGGCCGGCTTCGGCTCCTCGCTGGCCGCGACGCTGGTGCTGACCGTGTTCCTGCAGAGCGGCCTGGGGCTGTCCGCGCTCACCGCCGCCCTGGTCACCCTGCCGTCGGCGGCGGCCATGGGTGTCTCCTCGGCCGTGGCCTGGCGGGTGGTGCGCCGCCTCGGACCGCACACCGTCACGCTCGGGCTCGCCCTGGGCGTGCTCACCCTGCTGGCCGGCGCGGCCGTCGCCGTCACCGCACCGCGCGCCCACCTGCCGCTGCTTCTCACGGTGGTCCAACTGCTGTCCGGTGCCGCCGCCGGGCTCACCATCGCCCCCAACCAGGCCCTGGTGCTCCAGCACGCCCCGGCCGAGGCCGCAGGGGTGGCCGGCGGCATCCTCCAGATGGCCCAGCGGATCGCGGCGGCCATCGCGCTGAGCGCCGTCTCGGGGAGCTATCTGCGCGGCACGTCGGGGCCGTCGGGCGATCCCCGTGCGGCGTTCGCGCACGCGACGCTGCTGTGCGCCGGGCTGCTCGCGGCGGCCGCCGTCCTGTCGCTCCTGCGCCCCCGCCTGACGGCTTCGACCCCGCCCGGGATCCGGCCGCCTCTTGCCTCTGACGTGCACGTCAAGGGTTAG
- a CDS encoding MDR family NADP-dependent oxidoreductase: MTSALPATTRSITLVDVPAGLPVPGNFAITEEPLPVPGPGQVVVRNRWFLVFPGLRTLIGGKVEGVPLPSIHAGDTLFGPTVGEVVAAGPDTPLRPGDVVTHLLGWREHALVAAADCAPVGDALPDPVAHLSSGSSAYGALTRLAEVRPGDTVFVTGAAGAVGTLAGPVARLLGAARVVGSTRSAEKAERLRTELGYDAVVVPGQGSLGEQLATAAPDGIDVLLDTVGGDQLAAAVGAARRGARFALVGALSGQLAPDRDGGSAPAEIDTFRLVTLGVSLRGYSGVDHPDVPREWTERFGGWLRSGEITFPYARITGMDRAPGALQELFEGRHLGTLVVELPPV, from the coding sequence ATGACCTCCGCCCTGCCTGCCACGACCCGGTCGATCACGCTCGTGGACGTCCCCGCCGGCCTGCCCGTGCCCGGGAACTTCGCGATCACCGAGGAGCCGCTGCCCGTCCCCGGCCCGGGACAGGTCGTCGTACGCAACCGGTGGTTCCTCGTGTTCCCCGGGCTGCGCACGCTGATCGGCGGCAAGGTCGAAGGGGTTCCGCTGCCCAGTATCCACGCGGGTGACACGCTGTTCGGTCCCACCGTCGGCGAGGTCGTCGCCGCCGGGCCCGACACCCCGCTGCGGCCGGGGGACGTGGTCACGCATCTGCTCGGCTGGCGCGAGCACGCGCTCGTCGCGGCGGCGGACTGCGCGCCGGTGGGCGACGCGCTGCCCGACCCGGTGGCCCATCTGTCGTCCGGGTCGTCGGCCTACGGCGCGCTGACCCGGCTCGCCGAAGTCCGCCCCGGGGACACGGTGTTCGTCACGGGTGCGGCGGGCGCCGTGGGCACGCTCGCGGGCCCCGTGGCGCGGCTGCTCGGGGCCGCGCGGGTCGTCGGGAGCACCCGGTCGGCGGAGAAGGCCGAGCGGCTGCGGACCGAACTGGGCTACGACGCGGTCGTGGTGCCCGGACAGGGGTCGCTCGGCGAGCAGTTGGCCACGGCGGCGCCGGACGGCATCGACGTCCTGCTCGACACCGTCGGCGGGGACCAGCTCGCCGCGGCCGTCGGCGCCGCCCGCAGGGGTGCCCGGTTCGCTCTGGTCGGCGCGCTGTCGGGGCAGTTGGCGCCGGACCGGGACGGCGGCAGCGCGCCCGCGGAGATCGACACCTTCCGGCTCGTGACCCTCGGCGTGTCGCTGCGCGGCTACAGCGGCGTCGACCATCCGGACGTGCCGCGGGAGTGGACCGAGCGCTTCGGGGGCTGGCTGCGCTCCGGCGAGATCACCTTCCCGTACGCGCGGATCACGGGAATGGACCGCGCGCCCGGAGCGTTGCAGGAACTCTTCGAGGGGCGGCATCTCGGGACCCTGGTCGTGGAGTTGCCGCCGGTGTGA
- a CDS encoding MerR family transcriptional regulator produces the protein MRIGDAAEAAGTTPRALRFYEERGLLPPPGRTATGQREYGPGEVARVRVIRELLALGLTVEDLRTVADRIDLLVEDPRRRCGQPDSGVPGSGVVDRRIAALDAEIGRLTRQRTELALRAAGIEHRAG, from the coding sequence ATGCGGATCGGGGATGCGGCGGAAGCGGCGGGGACCACCCCGCGGGCACTGCGGTTCTACGAGGAGCGGGGCCTGCTGCCGCCGCCCGGGCGCACCGCCACCGGGCAGCGCGAGTACGGGCCCGGCGAGGTGGCCCGGGTCCGGGTGATCCGTGAACTGCTCGCGCTCGGGCTGACCGTGGAGGATCTGCGGACCGTCGCCGACCGGATCGACCTGCTGGTCGAGGATCCCCGACGGCGGTGCGGACAGCCCGACTCCGGCGTCCCGGGCTCGGGGGTCGTCGACCGCAGGATCGCCGCGCTGGACGCGGAGATCGGCCGGCTGACCCGGCAGCGCACCGAACTCGCCCTGCGGGCCGCGGGTATTGAGCACCGGGCCGGCTGA
- a CDS encoding LLM class F420-dependent oxidoreductase, with protein MSIGVALPVHHSIDTTVRLAREAHEAGLRSVWFGQTFGYDSPSLAAIVGREVPGLHVGTAAIPVFGRHPLLVSSQAQTAQAATAGRYHLGLALGTKYLTETGFGIPYERPIARLREFLTALRPLLESGSADFHGELLTATTPLPATVPGGAETPVPVLVAAMAPQSLRVSGELADGILPLLAGPRALDEHIVPAVTAAASAAGRPAPRIVACVPGVVTGDLDAVRETATEQLAFYEQFPSYQRVIGLSGGTRAVDLAALGDEETVAAEVRRYREAGATEVVFTATDLGGDEDRLRTWKLLGELANG; from the coding sequence ATGAGCATTGGCGTAGCACTCCCCGTCCACCACTCGATCGACACCACGGTGCGGCTCGCGCGCGAGGCCCACGAGGCCGGACTGCGCTCCGTCTGGTTCGGGCAGACCTTCGGGTACGACTCCCCCTCGCTCGCCGCGATCGTCGGCCGTGAGGTGCCCGGACTGCACGTGGGGACCGCGGCGATCCCGGTCTTCGGCCGGCATCCGCTGCTCGTCTCCAGCCAGGCCCAGACCGCGCAGGCCGCCACCGCAGGGCGCTACCACCTCGGACTCGCGCTCGGCACCAAGTACCTGACGGAGACCGGCTTCGGCATCCCCTACGAGCGCCCGATCGCCCGGCTCCGCGAGTTCCTCACGGCCCTGCGCCCGCTGCTGGAGTCGGGCAGCGCCGACTTCCACGGCGAACTCCTCACCGCCACCACACCGCTCCCGGCGACCGTGCCGGGCGGCGCCGAGACACCGGTGCCGGTGCTCGTCGCCGCCATGGCGCCGCAGTCGCTGCGGGTGTCCGGCGAACTCGCCGACGGCATCCTGCCGTTGCTGGCCGGGCCGCGCGCCCTCGACGAGCACATCGTCCCGGCCGTCACCGCGGCGGCCTCGGCGGCGGGGCGGCCGGCGCCCCGGATCGTGGCCTGTGTGCCCGGTGTGGTCACCGGCGACCTCGACGCCGTACGGGAGACCGCGACCGAACAGCTCGCGTTCTACGAGCAGTTCCCGTCCTACCAGCGTGTCATCGGACTCTCGGGCGGCACCCGGGCCGTCGACCTGGCCGCCCTCGGCGACGAGGAGACCGTCGCCGCCGAGGTGCGGCGCTACCGTGAGGCCGGGGCCACGGAGGTGGTGTTCACGGCGACGGACCTGGGCGGCGACGAGGACCGTCTGCGCACCTGGAAGCTGCTGGGCGAGCTGGCGAACGGCTGA